Proteins co-encoded in one Leucobacter exalbidus genomic window:
- the gltB gene encoding glutamate synthase large subunit translates to MVSHTAQKSILSQPITPVGLYDPAEERDACGLAAVVSLTGDARHETVTLALTALEHLEHRGAVGSDAGTGDGAGILTDIPDALIRAELAATLPGVELPAVGRYIAGLAFLPVGAAERRSVQYRIASIAADEGLDVIAWRPVPTELATLGEAAVAAAPHIEQLILAPSGAKRAPDPESLERQAFRTRKRIGHETGCYLPSLSSRTIVYKGMVTTLQLPAFYPELHDDRFASRFAIVHSRYSTNTFPSWHLAQPLRLVAHNGEINTVRGNRNWMRAREAQLASDALGDVRQLLPICSEGGSDSASFDEVLELLVRAGRSLPHALAMMVPEAWENEASLAPELVDFLEYHSLVMEPWDGPAAMIATDGNELVALTDRNGLRPGRTLETNDGLLVIASETGVLDIAPERVARRGRLRPGRMLAVNLDSGEVRTDAEVKASLAEIAPWGQWLDEGRIRLSDEPEREPLVHPQASILRRQRTFGYTEEEVRLLIEPMARTGAEPLAAMGTDTPIAVLADRPRLVFDYFVQQFAQVTNPPLDALREELVTSLRAGMGPQENLLSQSAAHARQVVLDFPVIDGDLLARIQHFGEDTRIERTVTIRGLYPVDFGARGLADRIDEMCREASAAAEAGAEFVIISDRDSNKDLSPVPSLLAVSAVHHHLIRTGQRMSVALIAEAGDVREVHHVASLIGYGAAAVNPYLAMETVGLSVREGVLTGITEAEAVARLIKALGKGMLKIMSKMGISTVASYCGAQAFEAIGLSHNVVDRYFSGTTSKLGGVDLDVLAAEVASRHRAAYPDDTAPLAHERLETGGEYRFRRGEAPHLFDPETIYKLQHATSTGRRDLFAEYTARVNDQAERLMTLRGLMKFAPQRPAVSIDEVEPASDIVKRFATGAMSYGSISPEAHETLAIAMNMIGGKSNTGEGGETDERLADPTRRSKIKQVASGRFGVTSAYLVSAEEIQIKLAQGAKPGEGGQLPPAKMYPWIARTRHATPGVGLISPPPHHDIYSIEDLKQLIYDLKRANPAARISTKLVSQSGIGPVAAGVAKALSDVILISGHDGGTGASPMNSLKHAGSPWELGLAEAQQTLMLNGLRDRVVLQADGQLKTGRDIVIAALLGAEEFGFATAPLVVSGCIMMRACHLDTCPVGVATQNPELRSRFTGQAVHIVNFFMFLAEEVREILASLGYRSLDEAVGDTDALDIDAAVRHWKADGLDLTPILRGPSFAEGAPRRHGVAQEHGVEDHFDIALLEACGAGIERAEPAVFDLPIHNIDRAVGTLLGAEVTRVRGAAGLPQGTIDITLTGSAGQSLGAFLPAGITLRLVGDANDYVGKGLSGGEIALRPHPAEATIGFGDQGRVIAGNVIGYGATSGSLWIAGAVGERFLVRGSGATAVVEGVGDHALEYFTGGFALILGPTGRNLGAGMSGGEAVVLDLNPAHVNASELGSGALGLWPLGEMTGAAREALEIRIEDLLTQHLEQTGSDVARQLIDELATDRERTLARFTHVLPRDYARVLEVRVRAQAAGTDPDGTQVWTEILEATRG, encoded by the coding sequence ATGGTCTCGCACACAGCTCAGAAGTCGATTTTGAGCCAACCCATTACACCTGTAGGGCTCTACGACCCCGCTGAAGAACGTGATGCCTGCGGGCTCGCGGCAGTGGTCTCGCTCACGGGTGATGCCCGGCACGAAACCGTCACGCTCGCGTTGACGGCGCTCGAGCACCTCGAACACCGCGGCGCGGTCGGCTCAGACGCCGGCACCGGCGACGGCGCGGGCATTCTCACCGACATCCCCGACGCACTGATTCGCGCAGAGCTGGCGGCCACGCTGCCCGGCGTCGAGCTGCCAGCAGTGGGCCGCTACATCGCGGGCCTCGCGTTCCTGCCCGTGGGCGCAGCAGAGCGCCGCTCGGTGCAGTACCGCATCGCCTCGATCGCTGCAGACGAGGGCCTCGACGTGATCGCGTGGCGCCCCGTGCCCACCGAGCTCGCCACTCTGGGGGAGGCCGCGGTCGCCGCGGCCCCGCACATTGAGCAGCTCATTCTGGCACCCTCGGGGGCAAAGCGGGCACCTGATCCGGAGTCGCTTGAGCGGCAGGCATTTCGCACCCGCAAGCGTATTGGCCACGAGACCGGCTGCTACCTGCCGTCGCTGAGCTCGCGCACCATCGTCTACAAGGGCATGGTGACGACGCTGCAGCTGCCCGCGTTCTACCCCGAACTGCACGACGACCGCTTCGCCAGCCGCTTCGCGATCGTGCACTCGCGCTACTCCACCAACACCTTCCCGTCGTGGCACCTGGCCCAGCCGCTGCGCCTCGTCGCCCACAACGGCGAAATCAACACGGTGCGCGGCAACCGCAACTGGATGCGCGCCCGCGAAGCGCAGCTCGCCTCTGACGCGCTCGGCGATGTGCGGCAGCTGCTGCCCATCTGCAGCGAGGGCGGCAGTGACTCGGCCAGCTTCGACGAGGTGCTCGAACTGCTCGTGCGCGCGGGTCGTTCGCTGCCCCACGCACTCGCCATGATGGTGCCCGAGGCCTGGGAGAACGAGGCCAGCCTCGCGCCTGAACTCGTCGACTTCCTCGAGTACCACTCGCTCGTGATGGAGCCGTGGGATGGCCCAGCGGCAATGATTGCGACTGACGGTAACGAGCTCGTCGCGCTCACCGACCGCAACGGCCTGCGCCCGGGCCGCACCCTCGAAACCAACGACGGCCTGCTTGTGATCGCGAGCGAGACCGGCGTGCTCGACATCGCTCCCGAGCGGGTGGCACGCCGCGGCCGGTTGCGCCCCGGCCGCATGCTCGCCGTCAACCTCGACTCGGGTGAGGTGCGCACCGACGCCGAAGTGAAGGCCTCGCTCGCCGAGATCGCTCCCTGGGGTCAGTGGCTCGACGAGGGCCGCATCAGACTCTCTGACGAGCCCGAGCGCGAGCCGCTCGTGCACCCGCAGGCCTCGATTCTGCGCCGCCAGCGCACCTTCGGCTACACCGAAGAGGAGGTGCGGCTGCTCATTGAGCCGATGGCGCGCACCGGCGCCGAGCCCCTCGCCGCCATGGGCACCGACACCCCCATCGCGGTGCTCGCCGACCGGCCCCGGCTCGTCTTCGACTACTTTGTGCAGCAGTTTGCGCAGGTGACGAACCCGCCGCTCGACGCCCTGCGTGAGGAGCTCGTCACGAGCCTGCGCGCTGGCATGGGCCCGCAGGAGAACCTGCTGAGCCAGTCGGCGGCGCACGCACGCCAGGTCGTCCTCGACTTTCCCGTGATCGACGGCGACCTGCTCGCGCGCATTCAGCACTTCGGTGAGGACACCCGCATCGAGCGCACCGTCACCATTCGTGGCCTCTACCCGGTCGACTTTGGGGCCCGCGGCCTCGCCGACCGCATCGATGAGATGTGCCGCGAAGCGAGCGCTGCGGCCGAGGCCGGCGCCGAGTTCGTGATCATCTCTGACCGCGATTCGAACAAGGATCTCTCGCCGGTGCCGTCGCTGCTGGCGGTGTCGGCCGTGCACCACCACCTGATTCGCACGGGGCAGCGCATGAGCGTGGCCCTGATCGCCGAAGCGGGCGACGTGCGCGAGGTGCACCACGTCGCCTCGCTCATCGGCTACGGTGCCGCCGCGGTGAACCCCTACCTCGCCATGGAAACGGTGGGTCTGTCGGTGCGCGAGGGCGTGCTCACGGGCATCACCGAGGCCGAAGCCGTCGCCCGCCTGATCAAGGCGCTGGGCAAGGGCATGCTCAAGATCATGAGCAAGATGGGCATCTCAACGGTCGCCTCATACTGCGGTGCACAGGCCTTCGAAGCCATCGGCCTGTCACACAACGTGGTCGACCGGTACTTCTCGGGCACCACGTCAAAGCTCGGCGGCGTCGACCTTGATGTGCTCGCGGCCGAGGTCGCGTCACGTCACCGCGCGGCCTACCCCGATGACACGGCACCGCTCGCTCACGAGCGCCTCGAAACCGGCGGCGAGTACCGTTTTCGCCGCGGCGAAGCGCCCCACCTCTTCGACCCCGAAACGATCTACAAGCTGCAGCACGCCACCAGCACGGGTCGCCGCGATCTGTTCGCCGAGTACACGGCACGCGTGAACGATCAGGCCGAGCGCCTGATGACGCTGCGCGGGCTGATGAAGTTTGCGCCGCAGCGCCCCGCGGTGTCGATCGATGAGGTCGAACCCGCCAGCGATATCGTGAAGCGGTTTGCAACGGGCGCGATGAGCTACGGCTCCATCTCACCCGAGGCGCACGAGACGCTCGCCATCGCGATGAACATGATCGGCGGCAAGTCGAACACGGGCGAGGGCGGCGAGACCGATGAGCGGCTCGCCGACCCCACACGCCGCAGCAAGATCAAGCAGGTCGCCTCGGGTCGCTTCGGTGTGACGAGCGCCTATCTGGTGAGCGCTGAAGAGATTCAGATCAAGCTGGCACAGGGCGCGAAGCCGGGTGAGGGTGGCCAGCTGCCCCCGGCCAAGATGTACCCGTGGATCGCACGCACCCGCCACGCGACGCCGGGCGTTGGCCTCATTTCGCCGCCCCCGCACCACGACATCTACTCGATCGAAGACCTGAAGCAGCTGATCTATGACTTGAAGCGGGCTAACCCCGCCGCGCGCATCTCGACGAAGCTCGTGTCGCAGTCGGGCATTGGCCCGGTTGCCGCGGGCGTCGCCAAAGCGCTCTCTGACGTGATCTTGATCTCGGGCCACGACGGCGGCACGGGCGCGAGCCCCATGAACTCGCTGAAGCACGCGGGGTCGCCGTGGGAGCTCGGTCTCGCCGAGGCACAGCAGACGCTGATGCTCAACGGGCTGCGCGACCGCGTCGTGTTGCAGGCCGATGGCCAGCTCAAGACGGGCCGCGATATCGTGATCGCCGCGCTGCTGGGCGCCGAGGAGTTTGGTTTCGCGACCGCGCCGCTGGTGGTGTCGGGCTGCATCATGATGCGCGCCTGCCACCTCGACACCTGCCCCGTGGGCGTCGCCACCCAAAACCCCGAGCTGCGCTCGCGGTTCACCGGTCAGGCCGTGCACATCGTCAACTTCTTCATGTTCCTGGCCGAAGAGGTGCGCGAGATTCTCGCGAGCCTGGGCTACCGCAGCCTCGACGAGGCCGTGGGCGACACCGACGCGCTCGATATCGATGCCGCGGTGCGGCACTGGAAGGCCGACGGGCTCGATCTCACCCCCATTTTGCGTGGGCCCAGCTTCGCCGAGGGCGCTCCCCGGCGCCACGGCGTCGCGCAAGAGCACGGCGTCGAGGACCACTTCGACATTGCGCTGCTTGAAGCGTGCGGCGCCGGCATTGAGCGGGCCGAACCGGCCGTGTTCGACCTGCCCATCCACAACATTGACCGCGCGGTCGGCACCCTGCTGGGCGCCGAGGTTACCCGCGTGCGCGGTGCGGCGGGGCTGCCCCAGGGCACGATCGACATCACGCTGACGGGCTCTGCTGGCCAGTCGCTTGGCGCGTTTTTGCCCGCGGGCATCACGCTGCGCCTCGTGGGCGACGCCAATGACTACGTCGGCAAGGGGCTCTCGGGCGGTGAAATCGCGCTGCGGCCGCACCCCGCTGAGGCCACGATTGGCTTCGGTGACCAGGGCCGCGTGATCGCGGGCAACGTTATTGGCTACGGCGCCACGAGCGGTTCACTGTGGATTGCGGGCGCCGTGGGCGAACGCTTCTTGGTGCGCGGCTCGGGCGCCACCGCGGTCGTCGAGGGCGTGGGCGACCACGCGCTCGAATACTTCACGGGCGGCTTCGCGCTGATTCTCGGCCCCACGGGCCGCAACCTGGGCGCCGGCATGTCGGGCGGCGAAGCGGTCGTGCTCGACCTCAACCCCGCCCACGTCAACGCGTCTGAGCTGGGCTCGGGCGCACTCGGCCTGTGGCCCCTGGGCGAGATGACGGGCGCGGCACGCGAGGCACTGGAGATCCGGATCGAAGATCTGCTCACCCAGCACCTCGAACAGACCGGGTCAGATGTCGCAAGGCAGCTGATCGATGAGCTCGCGACTGACCGCGAGCGCACGCTGGCACGTTTCACCCATGTGCTGCCGCGCGACTACGCACGCGTGCTTGAGGTGCGCGTGCGCGCTCAGGCCGCGGGCACCGACCCCGATGGCACGCAGGTATGGACCGAAATTTTGGAGGCAACCCGTGGCTGA